In a genomic window of Amycolatopsis japonica:
- the wsfD gene encoding glycan biosynthesis hexose transferase WsfD — MKIREIRLTLGVFFAALGVLLVRFLVPRPIGMADNGDGWRILCRLGARELDRPSEYFVRFSYGPAPACNSEYISSQSWIDKIASEIGQLLGSSAILNLLVLGVLGCLLVAGGIAAIVVGLRLSVRNSVIATAALLLVAADSAFFGYFASVLSEGAAFVGMLLLAGGLLLMHRTGPWRYTGAAVTVLGAMIGINAKSQTLLLIPLFALALLFVRPEGSRGLARWALPLAVLAVVGTGTALVQGAGDSANAEYREANMYHVVFNGIVDGKHDTTGDLAALGLPPEFAKYVGTGWWSANAAWRDPEYAKYRDKISRRNVAQYYLDHPVRVVEMLHRSAQETLTARVPNLGSFGEHAGQPPLAKEYRVPVLSGITGWLAPLGLFALLPIWLLIGWAGLRAFRNRTGRRDVGIVVLMFLLFAMGQILVSGLAEGIENVKHQQLTIYPTLLAAAFAALSFLPKRKEEPPVAEEREPETASLSA; from the coding sequence GTGAAGATCCGGGAAATCCGACTGACCCTGGGCGTGTTTTTCGCCGCGCTCGGGGTGCTCCTCGTCCGTTTCCTGGTGCCGCGTCCGATCGGCATGGCGGACAACGGCGACGGCTGGCGCATTCTGTGCCGGCTCGGCGCCCGGGAACTCGACCGGCCTTCGGAATACTTCGTCCGCTTCTCCTACGGCCCCGCCCCGGCCTGCAACAGCGAGTACATCTCCAGCCAGAGCTGGATCGACAAGATCGCCAGCGAGATCGGGCAGTTGCTCGGCTCGTCCGCGATCCTGAACCTGCTGGTACTGGGTGTGCTGGGCTGTCTGCTGGTCGCCGGCGGGATCGCCGCGATCGTCGTCGGCCTGCGACTTTCGGTCCGGAACAGCGTCATCGCCACGGCCGCGCTGCTGCTGGTCGCGGCGGACTCGGCCTTCTTCGGGTACTTCGCCTCCGTGCTGAGCGAGGGCGCCGCCTTCGTCGGGATGCTGCTGCTCGCCGGCGGGCTCCTGCTCATGCACCGCACCGGGCCGTGGCGCTACACCGGCGCCGCGGTCACCGTGCTCGGCGCGATGATCGGGATCAACGCGAAGTCGCAGACGCTGCTGCTGATCCCGCTGTTCGCGCTCGCGCTGCTGTTCGTCCGGCCGGAAGGCAGCCGCGGCCTGGCCCGGTGGGCGCTGCCGTTGGCCGTGCTCGCCGTCGTCGGCACCGGTACCGCGCTGGTGCAGGGGGCGGGCGACTCGGCCAACGCGGAGTACCGCGAGGCCAACATGTACCACGTCGTGTTCAACGGGATCGTCGACGGGAAACACGACACCACCGGCGACCTCGCCGCGCTGGGCCTCCCGCCCGAGTTCGCGAAGTACGTCGGCACCGGCTGGTGGAGCGCGAACGCGGCCTGGCGCGACCCCGAGTACGCGAAGTACCGCGACAAGATCAGCCGCCGCAACGTCGCCCAGTACTACCTCGACCACCCGGTGCGCGTGGTCGAGATGCTGCACCGGTCCGCGCAGGAGACATTGACCGCGCGGGTGCCGAACCTCGGCAGCTTCGGTGAGCACGCCGGGCAGCCGCCGCTCGCCAAGGAGTACCGGGTCCCGGTCCTGTCCGGGATCACCGGCTGGCTCGCGCCGCTGGGGTTGTTCGCCCTGCTGCCGATCTGGCTGCTCATCGGATGGGCGGGCCTCCGCGCCTTCCGGAACCGCACCGGACGCCGCGACGTCGGCATAGTGGTGCTCATGTTCCTGCTCTTCGCAATGGGCCAGATCCTGGTGTCCGGCCTCGCGGAAGGCATCGAGAACGTCAAGCACCAGCAGCTGACGATC
- a CDS encoding alpha/beta fold hydrolase produces the protein MTNHFAHVVRGSGPGLLLAHGGGGGVEGNFGSILDDLARTHTVVGPDYPGSGATPRSSEPLDLDTVADELVSIAVDAGLERFAILGYSLGTGVAVRAATRHPDRVTGLILTAGFTKPDNRLLLAVDIWRELLGGDRKLLAKFLTFAATGEKHLNALSPSDLEAAIEGLAGFIPEGSPEHVGLVASVDTRAELAGISVPTLVIATTLDGLAPPAHSRELAAGIPGAELVEIESGHGIGVEARDEWLGVIQKFLSASVREGTN, from the coding sequence ATGACGAATCATTTCGCGCACGTCGTCCGCGGTTCCGGTCCCGGCCTGCTGCTCGCCCACGGCGGTGGCGGCGGCGTCGAGGGCAACTTCGGGAGCATCCTCGACGACCTCGCCCGCACCCACACCGTCGTCGGCCCCGACTACCCCGGCTCCGGGGCCACGCCGCGCAGCAGCGAGCCGCTGGACCTCGACACCGTCGCGGACGAACTGGTCTCCATCGCCGTCGACGCCGGTCTCGAACGCTTCGCGATCCTCGGCTACTCGCTCGGCACCGGAGTCGCCGTCCGCGCGGCCACCCGGCACCCCGATCGGGTCACCGGGCTCATCCTGACCGCCGGGTTCACGAAACCGGACAACCGGCTCCTGCTGGCCGTCGACATCTGGCGCGAACTGCTGGGCGGCGACCGGAAGCTGCTGGCGAAGTTCCTCACCTTCGCCGCCACCGGCGAAAAGCACCTGAACGCCCTGTCACCTTCGGATCTCGAAGCCGCCATCGAAGGCCTCGCCGGATTCATCCCGGAGGGCAGCCCCGAACACGTCGGCCTCGTCGCGAGCGTCGACACCCGGGCCGAGCTGGCCGGGATCTCGGTCCCCACCCTCGTCATCGCCACGACGCTCGACGGACTCGCCCCGCCCGCCCACTCCCGCGAACTCGCGGCCGGGATCCCCGGCGCCGAACTGGTCGAGATCGAGTCCGGGCACGGTATCGGCGTCGAGGCCCGCGACGAATGGCTCGGCGTGATCCAGAAGTTCCTCTCCGCAAGTGTTAGAGAGGGTACGAACTGA
- a CDS encoding MerR family transcriptional regulator — MLIGELSRRTGVSQRLLRYYEEQGLLVSRRDSNCYRTFDEDAVTTVRQIRALLAAGLSTHVIAKMLPCANGELPELDMCPTVVAEIRRELAEMNDRIDTLRQRRGTLAGYLTVVHPCPRPHPQR, encoded by the coding sequence ATGCTGATCGGCGAGCTGTCCCGGCGGACCGGCGTGAGCCAGCGGCTGCTGCGCTACTACGAGGAGCAGGGGCTGCTGGTGTCGCGGCGCGATTCCAACTGCTACCGCACCTTCGACGAAGACGCGGTCACCACGGTGCGGCAGATCCGCGCGCTCCTCGCGGCCGGGCTGAGCACGCACGTCATCGCGAAAATGCTGCCGTGCGCGAACGGTGAACTGCCGGAACTGGACATGTGCCCCACGGTCGTGGCGGAGATCCGGCGCGAACTGGCCGAAATGAACGACCGCATCGACACGCTCAGGCAGCGGCGCGGGACACTGGCCGGATATCTCACCGTCGTCCATCCATGCCCCCGCCCCCACCCTCAACGGTGA
- a CDS encoding HD domain-containing protein: protein MEALARFGFELGVLKRIRRAGWWQAGVRDPESVAEHTTRVAQLAGLLAAEGGADPARAAYLALWHDTQETRTGDLPHTIKGFVEKPDPRAITAAQTSALPGAARDSVRDAVDEYESAESPEALYARDADKLEMLLQAVEYRDIGVRNVDEWIASATKSLQTDLARRVAEAALTLSSLSWRVR from the coding sequence GTGGAAGCCCTGGCCAGATTCGGCTTCGAACTGGGTGTGCTCAAGCGGATCCGGCGGGCCGGATGGTGGCAGGCGGGCGTCCGCGATCCCGAATCGGTGGCCGAGCACACCACGCGGGTCGCGCAGCTGGCCGGCCTCCTCGCGGCCGAGGGCGGCGCGGACCCGGCGAGGGCGGCGTATCTCGCGCTGTGGCACGACACGCAGGAGACGCGCACGGGCGATCTCCCGCACACGATCAAGGGTTTCGTCGAGAAGCCGGATCCGCGGGCGATCACCGCCGCGCAGACGTCGGCCCTGCCCGGCGCCGCGCGTGACTCGGTGCGTGACGCCGTCGACGAGTACGAGTCCGCCGAAAGCCCCGAAGCGCTCTACGCGCGCGACGCGGACAAGCTCGAAATGCTGCTTCAGGCCGTCGAGTACCGCGACATCGGTGTACGGAACGTGGACGAATGGATCGCTTCGGCGACGAAGAGCCTTCAGACCGACCTCGCGCGGCGGGTGGCCGAAGCGGCCCTGACGTTGTCCTCGCTCTCGTGGCGGGTGCGCTGA
- the prmC gene encoding peptide chain release factor N(5)-glutamine methyltransferase, translating into MNRQPLRLAIMEATRILTEAGVASPRSDAELIASHVLGVERGRLPMVPLVDPPVIDAIGQLVNQRAKRIPLQYLTGWAALGDITVNVGAGVFVPRPETELLLEWGLKLLHGREYPVVVDLCTGSGALALAVQHARPDAVVYAVDIDAQALAWARHNADVHADAGDTPIRLYSGDVADSTMFAELDGLVDLVLCNPPYVPEGTPVPAEVAEHDPPRAVFAEESGLAVIRHAIAAAARLLRPTGGMAIEHDDTHGSAVPALVRARRVLTDVQGHLDLAGRPRFVTALRVS; encoded by the coding sequence GTGAACCGGCAGCCGTTGCGCCTCGCCATCATGGAAGCGACCCGCATCCTCACCGAGGCCGGAGTGGCGTCACCGCGTTCGGACGCGGAACTGATCGCCTCCCACGTCCTCGGTGTCGAACGCGGCCGCCTGCCGATGGTGCCGCTGGTGGACCCGCCCGTCATCGACGCGATCGGCCAGCTGGTGAACCAGCGGGCCAAACGGATCCCGCTGCAGTACCTCACCGGCTGGGCCGCGCTCGGCGACATCACGGTCAACGTCGGCGCCGGGGTGTTCGTCCCGCGCCCGGAGACCGAACTGCTCCTGGAATGGGGCCTCAAACTGCTGCACGGGCGCGAGTACCCGGTGGTGGTCGACCTGTGCACCGGCTCCGGCGCGCTGGCGCTGGCAGTGCAGCACGCGCGGCCGGACGCGGTCGTCTACGCCGTCGACATCGACGCGCAGGCCCTCGCGTGGGCCCGGCACAACGCCGACGTCCACGCCGACGCGGGGGACACGCCCATCCGGCTGTACTCCGGCGACGTGGCGGACAGCACGATGTTCGCCGAACTCGACGGGCTCGTCGACCTGGTCCTGTGCAACCCGCCGTACGTCCCGGAAGGCACGCCGGTGCCGGCGGAGGTCGCCGAGCACGACCCGCCGCGGGCGGTGTTCGCGGAGGAGAGCGGGCTGGCGGTGATCCGGCACGCGATCGCGGCCGCCGCGCGCCTGCTGCGGCCCACCGGCGGGATGGCGATCGAGCACGACGACACGCACGGTTCCGCCGTCCCGGCGCTCGTGCGGGCGCGGCGGGTGCTCACGGACGTGCAGGGGCACCTCGACCTCGCCGGACGGCCGCGTTTCGTCACCGCCCTGCGCGTCTCCTGA
- a CDS encoding M6 family metalloprotease domain-containing protein, whose product MRSSLRRAPLRTLAVLATVTLLPGLVAQPASAAAPVRGWPAAIDGSTWENQDHMTWDDYRKPPGTNWADPALKPTKRMFKGAVVLADYPDQEFAVTQPPRSTVFGNPGPAASNIPRAEVAKFYQDFLNKPQALNQGHTINEYWMEDSGGRLGVELTAFGPYRLPGKSFEYGMEFQPDACPPGANCKRDLRADAGAAWRADVGDVSKQFDFVFYLSAGQDESSTWQEFGVMKFGEKENVPDAFGPGVAGMPNAASTRYVPWTSWKSAASIWPNAVTGSSTQAESSGQGVYAHEFSHILGIGDNYNNPFGNPPSRTYTGPWEMMSRGSFNGPGGPHTRWQIPATQGGSMGSHHMLRTKMKLDIIDPEDVLKLDRNSLAKTGPVSARITARSVLPGQGAYSGINIALTGGDLSPKCDRSKDPFCDGGGYNNYTVEVVDRMGSDSFAPDSGVLIAKTKNQDNAPFEWIVDANPADIGMTDYKKPDGTPVPIPIGDYRQLNDAAFKAGTGSASKYEYTDEANRLKFLVSDVERDRKGVLSYVITVASLDGSGSQARGVSLWPSAPAFAKQGLASCSFPVINTGNAKGAAAPFNTDTYRLSASTSAKGWEVRLPNELSTVPFGGRSSATAHAKRAAGGDHVAHIKLTATSIADPAKTATSVCTAFAF is encoded by the coding sequence ATGCGATCGTCTCTCCGACGAGCCCCACTCAGAACACTCGCCGTCCTCGCCACCGTCACGCTACTGCCGGGTCTGGTCGCCCAGCCCGCGTCCGCCGCGGCGCCGGTCCGAGGCTGGCCCGCCGCGATCGACGGGTCGACCTGGGAGAACCAGGACCACATGACCTGGGACGACTACCGCAAACCGCCCGGCACCAACTGGGCCGACCCGGCGCTGAAGCCGACCAAGCGGATGTTCAAGGGCGCCGTGGTGCTCGCGGACTACCCGGATCAGGAATTCGCCGTCACGCAGCCCCCGCGTTCGACGGTGTTCGGCAACCCCGGCCCCGCCGCGAGCAACATCCCTCGCGCGGAGGTCGCGAAGTTCTACCAGGACTTCCTCAACAAGCCGCAGGCGCTCAACCAGGGCCACACGATCAACGAGTACTGGATGGAGGACTCCGGCGGCAGGCTGGGCGTCGAACTGACCGCGTTCGGCCCGTACCGCCTGCCCGGCAAGTCCTTCGAATACGGCATGGAGTTCCAGCCCGACGCGTGTCCGCCGGGCGCGAACTGCAAACGTGACCTGCGCGCCGACGCGGGCGCCGCCTGGCGGGCGGACGTGGGCGACGTGTCCAAGCAGTTCGACTTCGTCTTCTATCTTTCCGCAGGTCAAGACGAGAGCTCGACCTGGCAGGAATTCGGCGTGATGAAGTTCGGCGAAAAGGAGAACGTCCCCGACGCGTTCGGCCCCGGCGTCGCCGGGATGCCGAACGCCGCGTCCACCCGCTACGTCCCGTGGACGTCGTGGAAATCCGCGGCGAGCATCTGGCCGAACGCGGTCACCGGCTCGTCGACCCAGGCGGAAAGCTCGGGCCAGGGCGTCTACGCGCACGAGTTCAGCCACATCCTCGGCATCGGGGACAATTACAACAATCCCTTCGGAAACCCGCCGTCCCGTACCTACACCGGGCCGTGGGAAATGATGTCGCGCGGCAGTTTCAACGGCCCCGGCGGACCGCACACCCGCTGGCAGATCCCGGCGACGCAGGGCGGCTCGATGGGCTCGCACCACATGCTGCGCACCAAGATGAAGCTCGACATCATCGACCCCGAAGACGTCCTGAAGCTCGACCGGAACTCCCTCGCCAAGACCGGCCCGGTTTCGGCAAGGATCACGGCGCGTTCGGTCCTGCCGGGACAGGGCGCCTACAGCGGTATCAACATCGCGCTCACCGGCGGTGACCTTTCGCCGAAATGCGATCGCTCGAAGGATCCGTTCTGCGACGGCGGCGGCTACAACAATTACACCGTCGAGGTCGTCGACCGGATGGGCAGCGATTCCTTCGCCCCCGATTCCGGTGTCCTCATCGCGAAGACGAAGAACCAGGACAACGCGCCGTTCGAATGGATCGTGGACGCGAATCCGGCCGACATCGGCATGACCGACTACAAGAAGCCGGACGGCACCCCGGTGCCGATCCCGATCGGCGACTACCGCCAGCTCAACGACGCCGCGTTCAAGGCGGGCACCGGCTCCGCGAGCAAGTACGAGTACACCGACGAGGCGAACAGGCTGAAGTTCCTCGTCTCCGACGTCGAGCGCGACCGCAAGGGCGTGCTGTCCTACGTCATCACGGTGGCTTCGCTCGACGGCTCCGGCTCGCAGGCCAGGGGCGTTTCGCTGTGGCCGTCGGCACCGGCGTTCGCCAAGCAGGGGCTCGCGAGCTGCTCGTTCCCGGTGATCAACACGGGCAACGCGAAGGGCGCGGCGGCGCCGTTCAACACCGACACCTACCGCCTGAGCGCGTCCACCAGCGCGAAGGGCTGGGAAGTGCGGCTGCCGAACGAGCTGTCCACCGTCCCGTTCGGCGGGCGGTCTTCGGCGACCGCGCACGCCAAGCGGGCCGCGGGCGGTGACCACGTCGCGCACATCAAGCTGACGGCGACGTCGATCGCGGACCCGGCGAAGACGGCGACGTCGGTCTGTACCGCTTTCGCCTTCTGA
- a CDS encoding L-threonylcarbamoyladenylate synthase, producing MSAVYDCSKHESRADGLAAAASAVRSSRLVVLPTDTVYGIGADAFDGGAVQSLLRAKQRGPDMPVGVLVGSWSTVDGLVLGTPPQARALIEAFWPGDLSIVLPHAPSLQWDLGQSRGTVMLRMPLHPVALELLRDVGPMAVSSANVSGRPPASTAQEAVDQLGDSVAVYLDGGSTGEPVPSTMVDLTGDDPVILREGAVSRAAVAEVLGVPAESLA from the coding sequence ATGAGCGCGGTGTACGACTGCAGCAAGCACGAATCCCGGGCCGACGGGCTCGCCGCGGCGGCGAGCGCGGTGCGCTCCAGCCGCCTCGTCGTCCTCCCGACCGACACGGTCTACGGAATCGGCGCGGACGCCTTCGACGGCGGCGCCGTCCAGTCCCTCCTGCGGGCCAAGCAGCGCGGCCCGGACATGCCGGTCGGTGTCCTGGTCGGCTCATGGTCCACTGTGGACGGACTCGTGCTCGGCACGCCCCCGCAGGCCCGCGCGCTCATCGAGGCGTTCTGGCCCGGCGACCTCTCCATCGTCCTGCCGCACGCCCCGAGCCTGCAGTGGGATCTGGGCCAGTCACGCGGAACGGTGATGCTGCGGATGCCGCTTCACCCGGTCGCGTTGGAGCTGCTGCGTGACGTCGGCCCGATGGCGGTCTCGAGCGCCAACGTCTCCGGCCGCCCGCCCGCCTCCACCGCGCAGGAAGCCGTCGACCAGCTCGGCGACAGTGTCGCGGTGTACCTCGACGGCGGATCCACCGGAGAGCCCGTTCCGTCCACGATGGTCGATCTCACCGGCGACGACCCGGTCATCCTGCGGGAGGGCGCGGTCAGCCGTGCCGCCGTCGCGGAAGTACTGGGTGTGCCCGCGGAGTCACTGGCCTAG
- a CDS encoding glycosyltransferase family 4 protein translates to MPPTQGLPIREYILVALTAAAVTFLLTGVVRRVAIRIGAIANPRARDVHVTPIPRMGGIGIFLGVAAAMGLAHQLPALSRGFDFSFDSLGVLLAAGVISLIGALDDRFELDAWTKLAGQVMCAGILVIFGVQWVSFWVPWGGGGESFGQVLVLDKNQGALLTVVLVVVMVNAMNFVDGLDGLAGGLGFIAAAATCSFSLGLLDSSGGDVGAYPPALIAATLAGACLGFLPYNFQPAKIFMGDSGSMMIGLMLAGATTSASGRVPYPQFSGKDALALLSPLVVVAAVLFVPLLDLIMAVIRRTRRGESPFAADKMHLHHRLLEIGHSQRRAVLLIYLWAGLLAFGAVSVTLFDSVAVFWIVGFGFLLATLVSIVPRLRSRNRTA, encoded by the coding sequence ATGCCTCCTACGCAAGGCCTCCCGATCCGGGAGTACATCCTCGTCGCCCTCACCGCGGCGGCCGTGACCTTCCTGCTCACCGGTGTCGTGCGCCGGGTCGCCATCCGGATCGGCGCGATCGCCAACCCGCGGGCCCGCGACGTCCACGTCACCCCGATCCCGCGGATGGGCGGTATCGGCATCTTCCTCGGTGTCGCCGCCGCGATGGGGCTGGCGCATCAGCTGCCCGCGCTGAGCCGCGGCTTCGACTTCTCCTTCGACTCGCTGGGCGTCCTGCTCGCCGCGGGCGTGATCTCCCTGATCGGCGCGCTCGACGACCGGTTCGAACTGGACGCCTGGACGAAACTGGCCGGCCAGGTCATGTGCGCCGGGATCCTGGTGATCTTCGGGGTGCAGTGGGTGTCGTTCTGGGTGCCGTGGGGCGGCGGTGGCGAGTCCTTCGGCCAGGTGCTGGTGCTGGACAAGAACCAGGGCGCGTTGCTGACCGTCGTGCTGGTGGTCGTCATGGTCAACGCGATGAACTTCGTCGATGGTCTCGACGGGCTCGCCGGCGGCCTCGGCTTCATCGCCGCCGCGGCGACTTGTTCCTTCTCTCTCGGCCTGCTCGACTCCTCGGGCGGCGACGTCGGCGCGTACCCGCCCGCGCTCATCGCCGCCACGCTCGCGGGGGCCTGTCTCGGCTTCCTGCCGTACAACTTCCAGCCCGCGAAGATCTTCATGGGCGATTCGGGCTCGATGATGATCGGGCTGATGCTGGCCGGCGCGACGACGTCCGCGTCGGGCCGTGTGCCGTATCCGCAGTTCAGCGGCAAGGACGCGCTCGCGCTGCTCTCGCCGCTCGTCGTGGTCGCCGCGGTGCTGTTCGTGCCGCTGCTCGACCTGATCATGGCGGTGATCCGCCGCACCCGCCGCGGCGAGAGCCCGTTCGCGGCGGACAAGATGCACCTGCACCACCGCCTGCTGGAGATCGGCCACTCCCAGCGCCGCGCGGTGCTGCTCATCTACTTGTGGGCGGGTCTGCTCGCGTTCGGCGCCGTTTCGGTGACGCTCTTCGACAGTGTCGCGGTTTTCTGGATTGTCGGATTCGGTTTCCTGCTGGCGACCCTGGTGTCGATCGTGCCCAGGCTCCGGTCCCGGAACCGGACCGCCTGA
- the atpB gene encoding F0F1 ATP synthase subunit A produces the protein MGALVLAEGAEFAPPGVKDFNLPPLFGSGWFAFTKPMLLVVISLIIIITYFMVTSRRLKVVPGKGQFIAESIYNFGRNNIAREQIGSADFKPFIPLILGLFSFVLVNNLFGIIPFFQFPTMARIGFPVALAFLVVYPVYHYVGFKRHGFKGYLKKELAPAGIPGFVLPLYSTIEFAQKFFIAPATLAIRVFAAMFAGHLIIMVFTLGGSFLLTEGEGLVKVASPVAFLFAIAMTFLEAFIQVLQAFIFALLSAGYIGAALASEH, from the coding sequence GTGGGCGCGCTGGTACTAGCCGAGGGTGCGGAGTTCGCGCCGCCTGGTGTCAAAGACTTCAACCTGCCGCCGTTGTTCGGTTCCGGCTGGTTTGCTTTCACCAAGCCGATGCTGCTGGTGGTCATCTCCCTGATCATCATCATCACCTACTTCATGGTGACGTCTCGCCGGTTGAAGGTCGTCCCGGGCAAGGGACAGTTCATCGCCGAAAGCATCTACAACTTCGGCCGCAACAACATCGCGCGTGAGCAGATCGGTTCGGCCGACTTCAAGCCGTTCATTCCGCTGATCCTGGGTCTGTTCAGCTTCGTGCTGGTGAACAACCTGTTCGGGATCATCCCGTTCTTCCAGTTCCCGACGATGGCGCGAATCGGTTTCCCGGTCGCCCTCGCGTTCCTTGTCGTTTACCCGGTGTACCACTACGTCGGGTTCAAGCGCCACGGTTTCAAGGGTTACCTGAAGAAGGAACTGGCGCCGGCGGGTATTCCCGGGTTCGTTCTGCCGCTGTACTCCACCATCGAGTTCGCGCAGAAGTTCTTCATCGCGCCGGCGACCCTGGCCATCCGGGTTTTCGCCGCGATGTTCGCCGGCCACCTCATCATCATGGTCTTCACGCTCGGTGGCAGCTTCCTGCTGACCGAGGGCGAAGGTCTCGTGAAGGTCGCGTCGCCGGTGGCGTTCCTCTTCGCCATCGCGATGACCTTCCTGGAGGCATTCATCCAGGTCCTGCAGGCATTCATTTTCGCACTGCTGTCCGCAGGCTACATCGGCGCCGCGCTGGCGTCGGAGCACTGA
- a CDS encoding ATP synthase subunit c family protein yields the protein MSNIVLAQAATEAVSINKGLAAIGYGLGAIGPGIGVGLIFAAVINGTARQPEAQGKLQSIAFSTFVLTEVLALIGIVIYFLASA from the coding sequence GTGAGCAACATCGTTCTTGCGCAGGCCGCCACCGAGGCCGTCAGCATCAACAAGGGTCTCGCCGCCATCGGTTACGGCCTCGGCGCGATCGGCCCCGGTATCGGTGTGGGTCTCATCTTCGCCGCCGTCATCAACGGCACCGCCCGTCAGCCGGAGGCCCAGGGCAAGCTGCAGAGCATCGCCTTCTCGACCTTCGTGCTGACCGAGGTGCTGGCGCTGATCGGTATCGTCATCTACTTCCTCGCCTCCGCCTAA
- a CDS encoding F0F1 ATP synthase subunit B: protein MLKTELVLAAEEVPNPIVPHVPELILGFIAFLLLLFVLKKYVVPRFEATYEERTKLIEGGIERAEKAQAEAEENLAQYKAQLAEARAEAAKIRDDARLEAEQIKAELRAEAEAESQRIVAQGQAQLQAQKAQIIAELRAELGRNSVELASRIVGESLADDARRHGTVDRFLAELETAGANGAGLGAGK from the coding sequence GTGCTGAAGACCGAATTGGTGTTGGCCGCCGAAGAGGTGCCCAACCCGATCGTGCCGCACGTTCCCGAGCTCATCCTCGGGTTCATCGCCTTCCTTCTGCTGCTGTTCGTTCTGAAGAAGTACGTCGTCCCGCGTTTCGAGGCGACCTACGAAGAGCGGACCAAGCTGATCGAGGGTGGCATCGAGCGAGCCGAGAAGGCGCAGGCCGAAGCCGAAGAAAACCTTGCGCAGTACAAGGCGCAGCTGGCGGAAGCCCGTGCCGAGGCCGCGAAGATCCGTGACGACGCCCGGCTCGAAGCCGAGCAGATCAAAGCGGAACTGCGGGCCGAGGCCGAAGCCGAGTCCCAGCGCATCGTCGCCCAGGGTCAGGCTCAGCTGCAGGCCCAGAAGGCGCAGATCATCGCCGAACTGCGCGCCGAACTCGGCCGTAACTCCGTCGAGCTGGCCAGCCGCATCGTCGGCGAGTCGCTCGCGGACGACGCGCGCCGTCACGGCACCGTGGACCGGTTCCTGGCCGAATTGGAGACCGCGGGCGCCAACGGTGCCGGTCTCGGAGCGGGGAAGTAG
- a CDS encoding F0F1 ATP synthase subunit delta, translating into MTLHAASREALDLAEKRLGEVLAEAGTDPATVGDELLSVVALLDREIGLRRAVADGSASSEARIGLARGILAGKVSEPALQVLDSVAGSRWSSPRELTDGLEALGRSALLTSAEKSGNIDAVEDQLFRVSRIVAGEPELERALSDLTAPAEAKRTLVRTLFADKVDVVTKTLVEQVVLRAKGRGVGNALEELVQLAAERRERSVARVTSASALSDEQQARLSEKLNALYGRQLALHVEVDPSLGGGLVVRVGDEVIDGSTAGRIDALRRRLAG; encoded by the coding sequence ATGACGCTGCATGCTGCGAGCCGTGAAGCGCTCGACCTCGCCGAGAAGCGTCTCGGCGAGGTTCTGGCCGAAGCGGGTACTGACCCGGCGACGGTCGGCGACGAGCTGCTTTCGGTCGTCGCCCTGCTGGACCGGGAGATCGGCCTGCGCCGGGCCGTCGCCGACGGTTCGGCCTCGTCCGAAGCCCGGATCGGCCTCGCCCGCGGGATCCTCGCGGGCAAGGTTTCCGAACCGGCCCTGCAGGTGCTCGACTCCGTGGCGGGCAGCCGCTGGTCGAGCCCGCGCGAACTGACCGACGGGCTCGAGGCCCTCGGCCGCTCGGCGCTGCTCACCAGTGCGGAGAAGTCCGGGAACATCGACGCTGTCGAAGACCAGCTGTTCCGGGTCAGTCGTATCGTCGCGGGTGAGCCGGAGCTCGAACGGGCACTCTCCGACCTGACCGCCCCCGCGGAGGCGAAGCGGACCCTGGTCCGCACCTTGTTCGCCGACAAGGTGGACGTGGTCACCAAGACCCTCGTCGAGCAGGTCGTCCTGCGCGCCAAGGGCCGCGGGGTCGGCAACGCCCTCGAAGAGCTGGTCCAGCTGGCCGCGGAACGCCGTGAGCGCTCGGTCGCCCGGGTGACCAGCGCGAGCGCGCTTTCCGACGAACAGCAGGCTCGGCTGAGCGAGAAGCTCAACGCCCTTTACGGGCGGCAGCTCGCGCTGCACGTCGAGGTCGACCCGTCACTCGGCGGCGGACTCGTGGTCCGCGTCGGCGACGAGGTCATCGACGGCAGCACCGCGGGGCGGATCGACGCCCTGCGTCGCCGGTTGGCCGGCTGA